Part of the Acaryochloris thomasi RCC1774 genome, TTCAAATCTTCGACAAGCTAATCATTTGGCTATCGGAGCGAGTGCCCCGAGAATGGCGACTGCGTGTCAAGCAATTCTTGCCCTTTGTGCGCTTAGTCGTGATCTTGGTAGCAACGGCGTCCCTGATTGATCTATTTCTGAACATCAACCGCGAGAACCTACTAGCGATCACCGGAACTGCAGCAGTGGCCTTGGGCTTTGCATTCAAAGATTTAGTCAGCTCGGTAATTGCCGGCGTATTCGGATTATTTGAAGCGCCCTATCGGATTGGAGACCGGGTCCAGATCGGCGACCACTATGGCGAAGTGATTGGCTACGGCCTCCGGGGTATTCGCCTGCAGACCCCCGACGACAGCGTCGTCACTATTCCCCACGGCCAGATTTGGACCAGCGCCGTTGTCAACAGCAACATGGGAAACCTGGAGGCGCAGGTGGTCACGGAATTTTACTTTGCCCATGAGGTAGATGTAGTGCTGGCGAAGAAAATTTTATACAAAGTGGCCTACACCAGCAAGTACACCCAACTCAAGCTGCCGGTTCAGGTGATTATGCAGGAAAAGTCCTGGGGAACACTATTCAAGCTTAAGTGCTATCCCATCGATGCCCGCAACGAGTTTGTGTATAAAACAGACCTAATCAGCCGGGCCAAACAGGCTTTTGCCCGTCATCAGCTTCCCTATCCTCGTCTGCTCGATCTAGAATCTCGCGCCCAGCACACCTCAACCTCAAACTGAAAGGTTCTCCCATATGGCGGCGCGCGTATTGATCAGGGTACTTAAACGGTTGACATCCTTTTGTGGCTTAGAGATTCCAAGTAGACCGGCATAATCAAGGCA contains:
- a CDS encoding mechanosensitive ion channel family protein, which encodes MSIFIYSLPLAQSTSNTANQTAEKAKDILAQITAGKVTRALLIVLAAYLAIQIFDKLIIWLSERVPREWRLRVKQFLPFVRLVVILVATASLIDLFLNINRENLLAITGTAAVALGFAFKDLVSSVIAGVFGLFEAPYRIGDRVQIGDHYGEVIGYGLRGIRLQTPDDSVVTIPHGQIWTSAVVNSNMGNLEAQVVTEFYFAHEVDVVLAKKILYKVAYTSKYTQLKLPVQVIMQEKSWGTLFKLKCYPIDARNEFVYKTDLISRAKQAFARHQLPYPRLLDLESRAQHTSTSN